A window of Rhododendron vialii isolate Sample 1 chromosome 11a, ASM3025357v1 genomic DNA:
tacctcatTAATCCGACCCTAGGTCAtaccacaatattccccacgccccaccagtccagaaaggagagaaaaatcgGAGAGAATGaaactccaatccatggagttttagagagagaaagtgagagagagaaaagtggattttgtaccaagacccaaccgaaactcGATTCGACCGTTCCAATCTCTTCCTACAACCCTTAGCATCATCAAGCATCGTCCAATTCAAtcccaaggtcccccgatcaAGGAacccgaagtcttcttccccaaaattcaagattcatttttaattcaatcCCGATCCAAttcgaggtattataatccattccaacctcTCCTCTAaatatattaagtgtttttatgtttaaccctatgtcccgaatggacccatgcatcgaaaccatgacgaaaagatgaaaaaacgaAATCTGGACGcgaccttgcggccgcaaccttcgggccgcaagaaccaggccTGAGTTTGCGGTTAGATGCTTAGCCGCAAGGTTGACTCGGTCAGACCTTGCGGCAGCTGTTGTTTTGGTTCGAATCAATTTTGCAACCTCCCGAATACcgtttttgacccccgaactatttttcctagactttttatacctcaaagatcataacttgttaaggtcatttttttatttaattatctatttattaaattatttattagttatctttcaaagtttacaaacgaaaaatagttacgaccttccaaacaacgtattaacacccaaactatttttttctagactccttgcatctcaaagatgataacttgttaatttaataatttttttaatttattatttattgttatttttatagtaTTTCCAATCGAAAttactttacgaccttataaaccttattattaacgcccgaataattttatttagactccatACATCctgaagatgaaactttgttaatctcAGCATATTTTTaatagtaaattatttattactccctccgcccaaaatgattgtccggcccgcaaaacggagtgataaaaataatgcaattttttcaagaaaaaattcaaactttttacacaaattaaaaatactcattgatatctagtaagttgttaaaaaacttttgattttttcttgcaaaaattgtattatttttaacaccccgttttgcggaccggacaaacattttgggacggagggagtatctatttacttcactttcggtcaCTTTATTTAACGCTTTCATTTAAATTAATTCCACGACCCTCCGAGCCCAACTTTTTTACAcgcaactggttgcataggacctttaggactcttattaaggtcatgttaattattctaatatttttatctaattaatgtatttaattagtttttaataaatctaattacttataaataattaatgagagcctagaaaatattttattaattttttataaaaattccaCTTCATTATTGACATTGTACCATACAAGAATAAGGGCAAtgacccattcataaaaagttgtgtgattgcattgctcgttaattattttaattattatttgatttaattgtatattgcaccgaCACTTGATTTGAATGTTAGAATGGACCCTAGAAACATGGGGTGGTATGTGAATAGAGTTCacttagacgatgctaggtaatggatgaattggaaagttttattttctttagaatgcctgcaagcgggattttgagatgtgatgagttggatgtgatggtttgaaactggcaaagtaagcccagtgatgaattgatactggcaaagtaagcccagtgatgaataTGATGATTGTGATGTGGTGcaataagataggcgaaccctaattattattcgggcatgataagctttcttttgttgtaatgagagggatacacactgggtacataacttaggtgcaatccgcgacagcaaaagaaagtgagctcatgggatagggcatagctagcggttggggaggaaagatcccgtggaggagatcttagattacacgtcaagttaatggatagtaataaactgtttatgtggaacaaactctgttttactttttcgcactactattatcctgctgcttgctaactataaagtaagaggggtagctgggttggattatactacggggtgaactctttcactcaggtacggattgcctggcttccgtgccagattttgtaGAAAATCAGGAAGAGACACAGAATTCCGAAAGTGAGCAATTCTATGCAGAGGAGAATCCAGAGATGGGAGTcgagccagaatatgcttgggatccaTATCAAACCTAGAAGACGACTcgattattttgtttagtttattactaCAAAGACTAATTTCAGTATTTCTACTATGGTTTGTAATAGATGAATCTTTAGGATGAATTatccgttttggattttgaatttaatttaactaattttcaaaaattaatattttgtcTTCGATTTTATTCCCAAAAATTGGGGCGtcacaacttggtatcaaagccttaGGTTCAAACCATCGGCCTTGGGTAGTTTGGGTAGATCACATTAGATTAAGTATTTCACTACAAGTTTAAAATGACACTGTTTGAAATATACCGAAACCTAacgataaatatatttttcttgcttttataGATGGACCCCATGTTtgcagaccaactagccgatgaATAGAGCAGATTGCAGGACTTCTTGGAAAACACCGTAGGATCCGACTTCTCTTTTCGAGACTTTACGTACATACTGAGTTCCCAATTATGTATGCTCAATATCAGCAGCTGATGGCGAATCCGCCAAACCAGAGGGAAGTATACACGGCTCAGCATCCAAGCCCATGGAGAAGGGCTAACCTCGAGAAGGAAATCCATGATATTCTAGAAAGCATACCAGGCTTTGATATCAAGAGCGAACCCTATTACTCATATTATAGGGATATGAATAACCAGCCTCCGATTCCCACCCCAGACCGGAACCATAACCCTCCCAATATTTAGGAGGAGGATGAGATGGCCCAGCTAACTGCGGAAGTAGAAAACCTAAAGGCATTCATGACAGCCACCCCAGATTTTTCAATGGGAGATGATTATTTGGCAGGAATGTTCCCTACCCTATATCGGATGAGACAGGCTCACCGAAGGATTTCAGCTCTCGCCGACGCCGTCACCCGCTCCACCGTTGAAGACCATGAGATACGAGGCATACTAACCTACATCCTCGGAGTACAAGTGGGACCGCGAGGGAATCCCGAAGAACCCCCTGAGGAAGAGGGAGATCCTGAGGAACCCCCTGAGCAAGAAGAGGATCCCGAAGAACCCCCCGAGGAGGAAGAAGACCCAGAAGAGCCTCCATTTCCAGGATTAGACCACGACTACCATTTGGGCCCCTGGCAGCCAGAGCAGGAGGAGCCAATAGCACCAGAGGAAGGGCAAAACCAGGATGAAGAGATGGGCAATGATGAGCCAGAATTAGAAGAAGATGCAGAAAACAGCACTGACAGTGAAGATGGATTTTTGGCAGAACCGGAGATGGATGATTATGGCTGGCTCTTACCCATAGATGCACCAAGAGATATGGATGCCGAGCTGCAGTGGTGGCTGACTAGCCAACGGCTCGAAATGCAGGAACCTCTACCTTCTCCAGTTCCCGTACCAATGGAAGAATCAGACAGTGAGTGTGAAGTCATAGATGCCGACCCTCCACCTCGTCCTAAGATGGCTTGACCCGCAGGAATTCCATGGGTAGGACACCATTCTGACTATGGTCCAAACACTTGGGTCTATATACAGCTAGAACCGCTATACCCTTGCCCATTTAAGATCAGGGCACAATCAGCTTACCTAGGGCTAGTAAAGATCCAAGCCCCATGTTATAATGGATACTATCTCATCGCTGTACCTCAAGGATTTCGGGAACACTACACCGACAACATCCATTATTCACGAGTCGCAAGGTCCCGTCCCGAGCAGGAACATCGTATCATTTTAGAGAATGCCGACTTCACCGATCACATCACCTATGCAGAGATACCCATCCGCCTAGAACCTTATAACTACCCAAACCCCAACCAGCAGGAACCACTATGGCGAGTAACATGGCGTTGCTACGGGCTCACAGAGGACACCATCGAAAAGCAGAGTCTTCTAAGAGAGCATTTTCTAATGCTTTTCGATTGATCGATTTCTTTAGCACCTACTAGTTATTTATGCGcagcatttttatttatttattttattttatgttttgtttcttCCTAAGAGAACAATTGTGGTAGTGGGAATTATCTTGACTTTTAGTAGCTACACATCTGAGTAGTATATTTTAACATGATTGATGTGTTTGATTCGTTttgttaataaaagaaaagtttcTGATGATGTTCTGTTTTCATgtatttaataaatttatacaaatatatatgttcTCATAATAAACCCCCCCTTACTAAATTATAACATAACGATATCTAGATGGAGGAAACGAGAGACAACCTGAATAACGAGCAAAACAATTGACAAAATGGAGCCCCTCAACTCAACAACCAAATTGGGACTACCGAACTAGTCCAACTCATGCAAGCATTCATTACCGCTGGGACTGCAAATAACCAGAATCAGCGTGGAGCCCCGCACACACCTCGAGGACCAATGACCAGAAGTCAGGCACTAAATGAATTCTGCAAGCGTTGCCCTCCCTACTTTCAAGGAGAACCTAACCCCACAGCTGCGGaagcttggttggaagaaatcaagaaaattctTGAAACCCTAGATATTCAAGAAGCCAGCAATCGAATTGCTCTAGCCACCTATCAGATGCAAGGTGAAGCTCAGCATTGGTGGAACCTGATGAAGAACACCAATGATGTGGGAACAATGACTTGGGAGAGGTTCGAGAAAATCTTCCTTGACAAGTACTTTCCAACACCCGTCAAACAAGCACTGGCCTTGGAATTCATGAACCTCGAGCATGGCAcaatgaccgtgacccagtacgcaTCACGATTTGAAGAACTGTCCCGTTATGGCACAACAATCATACCTACTGATGACGACAAGGCAAGAAAATTTGAGTGGGGACTCAATGAGACACGCCGAGCAGTGATGGCGCAGACACTTCCCACCTACTCACAAGTGGTGCAATGCGCACttaagatagagagagaaaacgtgGATTTCAAGACAAGGCGTGAGCAAAAGAAGGCAATACCTGCAGTTGGAGGACCTATCCGCACCAACCCTAACAAAAGGAGTGCCCCAACCTCCCAACCCTACCACCAAAACTACCCTCGCCCGCAACCATCACAATCCAACCCAGCTTGGAGGAACCCCAACCCAGGGTTcaatcgaaaccctaaccctaatccaaaCTAGATCCAAGTAATAAACCGAggtccaaaccctaatcctggACCAAACCGCAACCTCTTTCCCCAGAACCAATACCCAGTCCGTCGCTGTTATTTCTGCCATGAAGAAGGACAAATCCAGATCAACTGTCCCAAGTTGATCGGAGTTGGAAGCCAGGGGGGACAGCCGTCACAAAATCAAGTCAGGGCTGCAGGAATTGGGAATCAGAATCAAGCTAGACCAACTTGGAATAGTAACCAACCCGGAGAACAGAACTAGCCTCGCGGTGGGTGGAACCAACCGCCAACTCAGAACAGAGGATCGAACGGGCCAATCCAGCCCAATGCTGGAAGGGTGTTTGCGCTGCAAGGGACGGAAGAGGAGATGGACCATGCAGTAATCCAAGGTACCCTTACTCTTTTTACTACATGCGTTCAAGCactatttgattctggagcttCGCACTCATTCATATCTGCCACATGTGTATCTATACTTGGATTAGAAACTGAACCTCTAAAGACAACTATGCATGTGACCTCACCACTAGGGGGTAAGATTCCGGTAGTACTAATCTGTAAAGGGTGCGAACTAGAAGTATCGAACTTGCGGTTAACATGCGACTTACGAGTAATCGAAATGACGGACTTTGACGTCATACTCGGGATGGACTGGTTGACTGCACACCGAGctgtcatagactgccatcgaAAGATGGTGACAGCCTATTCGCCAGATGGAACGTGTTTcaagtttaagggggatagacaagacCCATCTGCACCCCATGCGCACGAAACAAAGTGGCATAGGAAGCTCGTTGGATGGTTAGCGAGTCTCAAATTGGAGGAAACAGACCAAATGGAGTTGGGCCTCCCTCACGTCGTCTGCGAGTACGAGGACGTATTTCCAGAGGAATTACCAGGATTACCGCCACCAAGGGAATTGGATTTCACCATCGAGTTGCAACCCAGCACGGCTCCAATATCGATGGCCTCGTATCGAATGGCTCTAGCAGAGCTACGAGAGTTGAAGACACAGCTACAGGAACTCCTAGAAAAGGGTTTTATCTGACCTAGTACCTCACCATGGGGAGCTCCAGCgctatttgtcaaaaaaaaagaaggaacacTCTGACTTTGTATCGACTACCGCCAACTCAACAAGGTCACCATCAAGAACAGATATCCTCTACCGAGAATAGACAACTTGTTCGACCAACTGAAAGGGTCAACTTGTTTCTCGAAGATTGATCTAAGATCTGGATATCACCAATTGCGAATTCGGGATTGTGACATACTTAAGATGGCATTCCGCATGCGTTACGGACACTACGAGTTCATAGTCATGCCGTTCGGTCTAACCAATGCTCCTGCTATTTTCATGTGCCTGATGAACCAAATTTTCACGCTGTACTTGGACAAatttgtggtagtgttcatCGATGACATCCTTGTATACTCTCCAACGGAGAAAGAACACGAAAACCACTTGAGAATTGTCCTCCAAGTACTTCGAGATAACCATTTGTATGCGAAGGCCAGCAAGTGCGAATTCtggatgaaagaagtcaaattcctAGGACACGTGGTGTCAGAGAAAGGAATCTTAGTCGACGACAACAAAGTAGAAGCAGTCATGGACTGGAAAAGACCTTCTACGGTGTTCGAGATTAGAAGTTTCTTGGGATTAGCCGGCTACTACAGAAGATTCATACAGGATTTCTCCATCTTGGGAAAACCATTGACGCGATTGACCCAAAAAGGGGTTAAGTTTGAATGGAACAAAGCATGTGAGAGATCCTTCCAAGAACTTAAGAAGAGGCTGACTAGCGCTCCTATATTGATCATACCTGAACGAGGCGCAGGGTATACCGTGTGCTGCGATGCATCTAGAGATGGATTGGGAGCTGTactcatgcaaaatggaaaaatagTTGCTTACGGATCCCGACAGTTGAGGCCGCATGAAAAGAACTATCCAACTCACGATATGGAACTGGCAGCAGCAGTATTCGCCCTAAAGTCTTGGCGACACTATCTATACGGAGAGCAGTTCGAGGTATTTACGGACCACAAAactttgaaatacttatttaccCAGAAAGAGCTAAACATGAGACAAATGAGATGggtggaatacttggaggatttCAACTTCACAATATCTTATCATCCTGGAAAGGCAAACGTAGTCGTTGATGTGCTGAGTCGCAAGAACCGAGGACAAGTGGCTAGTTTAGCCATAAGAGAGTGGAAAATGATGGAGGACCTTAACAGCTTCAAACTGCAACCAACCGCAGAAGGCACTGACGCGTGTCTCTTCGCCATAGTCACAACTCCAGCCTTGCACCGAGAACTTCTTTTAGCTCAAACCTTTGAACAAGAATGCGACTTCATCCGGCATCAACTCTCAATTGGAACATCAGCAGCCGGGTGGGAGATCCACGCTGATAAGAGCCTCCGCTTCCGGGGAAGAATCTTTGTACCAGACATCGGTACCCTCCGGGAAGCAGTACTTAAGGAATTCCACCATTCCAACTTCGCCGTCCACCTAGGGAGCACCAAGATGTACCAAGACCTCCACCGACAGTACTGGTGAGTTGGAATCAAGAGGGATGTGGCCAAATACGTCTCATAATGCCTCACTTGCTAGCAAGTAAAAGCGGAACATCAGAAACCCGGTGGGACCCTACAACCATTACCTATACCTGGATGGAAGTGGGAACATATTGCCATGGATTTTGTGGCAGGATTGCCAAGGTCTCCACAATCAAACACCGCCATTTGGGTGATAATTGACCGTTTAACCAAATCCGCCCACTTTTTACCCATGAAGATGACGGATTCGATGGATTCCCTCAGCACGCTCTACATACGAGAAATCATGCGATTACACGGTGTACTCGTATCCATCGTGAGTGATCGAGATTCACGATTCACGTCGACCTTTTGGGGTAGCCTGCAGAAAGCTTTAGGAACCGACCTTCGTCTCAGCACCGCATTTCACCCACAGACGGACGGACAATCCGAAAgaacaatccaaatcttagaagACATGCTCCGCGCTTGTGTTTTGGACTTTAAAGGAAGTTGGGAACGACACCTACCCCTAGTTGAGTTCGCCTATAACAACAGCTATCAATCCAGCATAGACatggcaccatacgaagctctGTATGGGCGACCTTGTCGCTCGCCAGTTTGTTGGGCTGAATTGGGAGAAGCAAGCTTACTAGGACCAGAGTTAGTCCGAGAGACGACAGAAAAGATCCAAACCATTTGCCAACGGCTCCTAACCGCGCAAAGTCGACAAAAGAGCTACGCTGACAAGAGGACCAGACCATTGACCTTTCAGGTTGGAGAACATGTGCTCTTGAAGATCAGACCACAAAAAGGAGTTATCCGATtcagaaagaaatgaaaactgTCACCACGATACATTGGCCCTTTTGAGATCCTCGAGAAAATTGGAGAAGTGGCGTACCGCCTAGCACTACCGCCACAACTTCTTTAAaattctcctatatatacctcatTAATCCGACCCTAGTTCAtaccacaatattccccacgccccacTAGTCcagaaaggagagaaaaatcgGAGAGAATGaaactccaatccatggagttttgagagagaaagtgagagagagaaaagtggattctgtaccaagacccaaccgaaactcGATTCGACCGTTCCAATCTCTTCCTACAACCCgtagcatcaccaagcatcgtccaattcAATCCTAAGGTCccccgatcaaagaacccgaagtcttcttccccaaaattcaagattcgtttttaattcAATCTGATCCAATTCTaggtgtagggggatgaaaacaattgatgcttcggatcaccttggattgcaacggcttattcgtgccttttcatcggaaccctaattcgtcgtcggaaccctaatctgcaaaatagacggGGGGTGAATGCACCTCtgcctcttgtggcaaaggccttccaatggcaaagttagtatcacgtacttgtcaataaaccctaattatcagtaggaaatatcaaataatgcaacgtattgcgtacctttcacctttaggtttaccttatatttatagattcatggatgcttgctgcccaatttttcctgttgccctaggattcctatttcgtataggaaaccctggatatcaaggaCTCTCGTTCCTTAACtagttcattactttaatccttgtaggactcttttccataacgggccgaacatcccattcccgttgggtatcttttctagatcctactctctcgggatcttattccttaacggaataccaccgtttctggacccttccagagtgtttcctttactccaacatctgattggatttctttccctgttcggctgtctcatcgccAAACAGACTGTAtagaccagtcacttcacatgcaaCTGGTTTTTATCGTTGTGTTTTGGACAAATGACCTCACATGTCTTCTGTCTTTATCAGCCGAatagactgcatggatcaatgacttcccatatcattggttcATATCGCCGTTCACCACATTGCCCGGTgataagtcctgtcatacttaccgtgtgatcccaaatatcacgtgttcggcaactagatgtatctgttcgggaatacctccctacaattgctccctagCTTCATTTATctgccactgttcgggggcaatatatgaagcttagaaacgAATGTTTAGACCAAagtcttctgatcccgtgcagtcattgTATttaatacttcattgatgcttttggcgcctctgtcattataccatttcggggtaatgactccacgtggcacgttttgtATGCCTaacattaatttcgaactgacgttctttcgaacggcgtcagaacgacatttgctttccgttacttttactTGTAACGGCGTGAAACGAGAtggtttcgtctccgtctctttcaCTTAAATCCCAAAGAGGatgttttttggatttttctccaAAGCTTGagccttctctttctctctctaaaaccaggcgAATATATCCCGCCTCACATCCGCCATCGCCgtcgtctgcaaattcgattgcgtTCCAGGGAACCACTGCAATAGTTTCGTAAGACTTCTTATTCTTGCTCCTTCTTGTGTCTTATTCTGAGATTCGATccaaatttttggttttttagggtttcgattgcACCTAGTTTCCGATTCTATCCTGCTCATTTCTTTcgtatccatggcggatgaaaatCTTCcaaaacccagtaagtttaggaaactctgtgaaaccccaactgccatggcggcatttaggactgAGTATAGCATTcttgataatgtggggctcgaacttgcccctctaggagcagatagggatggtggcttatgggatagaatgtgtatccctattgtggccattgttgaaggtggagtccgatttcctcttcacccattactccgccagatcctaaactggtaccgtctcacccccatgcaagtatcaacaaacgtttttaggctgataatgggagtagtagctttgaataggattctggggacccagctaggaatttgggacattcagtggtggtacagcattgtactaaaccctgaatacaatacttactacttcaaagttagaagggcagaaaaacgtctcgtgctaaacctgccagactctgctcgggatcatgaaatcgatttcctctaCGTCACTGGAggctttgagccactaggagaggatggtcaggtgaTGGGCCTctattgcccccacatatggggatacccacgtatgcttctcatttttcatttatgCATTTTGCATTTTCCCTTGTTATTGTACTTCTGCTTATTTTAACCTCTGTTTATGCCTTGACCTACAGCGGAGAATGCTAATAGGCGTCCAAGACGTGAACCAAGCTACATCCGAACAGCTGAGATTAACAGGGTTTTGAAGTATTCAGGTGAACCCAGCACctcaacagctggtcggggtcggaACGCTGACGTGCTTTTGGGATACGATCCCTATTACAGAGGTGTTATCGATATAAGACTTGCAAACCCAAGTACCAGTGCTGCCTCAACTTCGACCATTCCACAGCCGAGGAGTCTAAGATCTAGTGGTGGAGTGACAATCGCCGGGCAGTTGGGTGAAGTccctatttcagaaggcgttCCGCTACCTCGGGTAAGAGTTCGAAGACCCTTGCTGAGACAGGCTGCCTATCAACCACAGCCCGAACAGTCAGCTCCCAGCCGCGTGACCAGCCAAtcctcctcttcaggttattctccatctcctccacactcaagcactatgacacgtcagcccttaaacctcagctcctttctcaccgtctcttctcggggacgtggatctggtcgggtagcttctaCTGGGAACGCTCCTCCCGTaccccgtcgcaacagaggaggttctacCTGCTCCCCTTCATCTACCCAAGGAGCGGATTCTGCTCTCGATGCTGGTGACGCTCATCGAGATAAAAGGCCTAGATCCGAAGACCCAGCtagtactgcttctcaagcagatataGAAACCCATCACCCCACGTCGCCAACTACTCAATTActtccccagacatggactcctccattcagtaggggagaccgtcccgttcacgttggagacagtgctagttcgtcagaaacagcacttgccctggCTCAAGGGTTGTTACTCCCAgttgatatgcagaaagaattCGGATCCCCACCTGATCGCCTTgtagccactggtctcgtcagtggtattaaggtaataaCAAAAACTTTTCCTTAAACAAGTTTCAACCCTTGTGTTATACTTGATCATTAACTCTTTTGGTATTCCattgttcattcaaaaaatggtcgtatTGGGACAAAAACTTTAAGAGATCGAGCAAGAGCGCAATAGGCTTTTGAAAGATAACACAAGGCAGCTTCAAACAATGACaagactggagagagagagagacaaggcaaaACTGGAAGCAGCAGGTACTAAGGAAAAGCTTGAAACTGCTGAGGAGAGTCTCAGCCAAGCACTGTCCGAAATTGATAGTACCAAAAAGGCGGCCTATGAAGATGGATACCAGAAGGGCTTCGACGCCATAACAGCAAGTtatgtcgaacagatgccagccATACAGGACCAGATCTGGGTTGCCAGCTGGAAGGCTTGTCTGACAAAAGTTGGTATCGCTGAAGACTCTCCTCTCTGGGTGGAAAATGATCTGCCGAGTAGACATTCTGCAGCAGCTTCTCAGGAATAAAAGGAGTCCCCAGAGGTTGATGTTGAGCAGGAGATTGAAGATTTTGTTAATGCGAGGGAGGATACGCCAACTGACATTCATCCCATACAATCACCTGCTCGGGAATCAACCCTTGAACCCATTaatttggaggagaatgcaactGAAGGTGATACAACTGCGGGAGCCAGTGGAGAGGTTCCAAATGTAACTCGTTCAGAAATCCAAAATTTAGATTGACTTGGTAAGTCTGCATAAAGAACTTTAAACAATGTTGGCTGGTCCTACGTGACCATGATATTCGAGCCCTGCGTGGCATCAATACTATTTGATACTTTGCAtgacacaggtattcggccccttgtggCATAACTATATCATTTGCTCGGTTCCCCTCGtttttgcatctgttcggatgcaaatagttttatctaagtatttcgtacttggaTCCGTGTAATCACATGTTTGCTTGCATATAAGCATTCAGTATTTAGCAAATATTGTGAACATCATTCcactttttgttctttctaagtttctcgtacttaaatgcTTTTCTAAGTCTCTTGTACTTtcaagtttcacgtacttaaaaaccatacaagtgttgtATACTTGTATGTGTTTAACTTTTTAAGTTGcacgtacttaaaaatcatacaagttttcatacttgtactcgttaagtttcacgtacttaaaaatcatacaagtttttcatacttgtattcgtacaccatttaagtttcacgtacttaaatgtataggTGTTTGTTTGAACTGAATTTAAGTTGCACGTACTTAAAAAAGTTCTAAGTTTCTTGTACTTAAAAACTTTCTGAATGTCACGTACTTTTGAACTGATTGTAAGTTTTACGTACTTAAAatctttctaagtttctcgtacttctTTTGAACGGAGTTgtctgttccctgctccccaatacgaatgagggaaaccaagcccgtagttcgtattttttagACAAAaaccaagaacgcaatatttaaaaagtgattttattcataatctgccaaactcaagagggcgttattcgtaccccttgcaactaaaataacaaaactagaacaagggaattatattcgtaactcccacataAGCACGTAGTGCgatctaaaacagaacttaatgcttctaaataaagaattttcgtagattatggacattccaaggcctcggaattggattaccatccaaatc
This region includes:
- the LOC131306903 gene encoding uncharacterized protein LOC131306903, whose protein sequence is MTRSQALNEFCKRCPPYFQGEPNPTAAEAWLEEIKKILETLDIQEASNRIALATYQMQGEAQHWWNLMKNTNDVGTMTWERFEKIFLDKYFPTPVKQALALEFMNLEHGTMTVTQYASRFEELSRYGTTIIPTDDDKARKFEWGLNETRRAVMAQTLPTYSQVVQCALKIERENVDFKTRREQKKPRGGWNQPPTQNRGSNGPIQPNAGRVFALQGTEEEMDHAVIQGTLTLFTTCVQALFDSGASHSFISATCVSILGLETEPLKTTMHVTSPLGGKIPVVLICKGCELEVSNLRLTCDLRVIEMTDFDVILGMDWLTAHRAVIDCHRKMVTAYSPDGTCFKFKGDRQDPSAPHAHETKWHRKLVGWLASLKLEETDQMELGLPHVVCEYEDVFPEELPGLPPPRELDFTIELQPSTAPISMASYRMALAELRELKTQLQELLEKGFI